The following coding sequences are from one Carcharodon carcharias isolate sCarCar2 chromosome 11, sCarCar2.pri, whole genome shotgun sequence window:
- the LOC121284404 gene encoding LOW QUALITY PROTEIN: RNA-binding protein 25-like (The sequence of the model RefSeq protein was modified relative to this genomic sequence to represent the inferred CDS: substituted 2 bases at 2 genomic stop codons), producing the protein ERERERARESERERESERERESERESERKKEREKERARERESERKRARERERERERESERKREREKERARERESERKREREKERARERESEREREREREKERARERESERKRERERERARERESERESERESERKSERKREREREREKEREKEREKEREKEREKEREKEREKEREKEREKESEREREREREKESERKRERERKRARARETENERAKERTRESERERARERERESERKREREKERARERAREREREREREREREREREKERTREREKREKERARERESERERESERKRERXRXRTE; encoded by the exons gagagagagcgagagagagcgagagagagcgagagagagagagagagcgagagagagagagagagcgagagagagagcgagagaaagaaagagcgagagaaagaaagagcgagagaaagagagagcgagagaaagagagcgagagaaagagagagagagagagaaagagagagcgagagaaagagagagcgagagaaagagagagcgagagaaagagagagcgagagaaagagagagcgagagaaagagagagcgagagaaagagagagcgagagagagcgagagagagagcgagagaaagagagagcgagagaaagagagagcgagagaaagagagagcgagagagagagagagcgagagagagagagagcgagagagagagcgagagagagagcgagagaaagagcgagagaaagagagagcgagagagagagcgagagaaagagcgagagaaagagcgagagaaagagcgagagaaagagcgagagaaagagcgagagaaagagcgagagaaagagcgagagaaagagcgagagaaagagagcgagagagagcgagagagagagcgagagaaagagagcgagagaaagagagagcgagagagaaagagagcgagagcgagagaaacagagaacgagagagcgaaagagagaacgagagagagcgagagagagcgagcgagagagcgagagagagagagcgagagaaagagagagcgagagaaagagagagcgagagagagagcgagagaaagagagcgagagagagagcgagagagagagcgagagagagagcgagagaaagagagaacgagagaaagagaga agcgagagaaagagagagcgagagaaagagagagcgagagagaaagagagagcgagagaaagagagaaagatagagatagaggacagag
- the LOC121284400 gene encoding zinc finger CCCH domain-containing protein 13-like, with product REREERKRQREKERAREKEKAREKEKAREKESTREKESEREKESERKRARERERERERERERKRAREKERERKSARERAREKERERKRAREKESERKRARERESERKREREKERARERESERESERKRERKKERARERARERESETKREREKESERKREREKESERKREREKERARERESERESERKRERERASERESERKRERERESERESEREGGERERERERERERERERERSEKREREKEERERKRERESERERAREREREREKESERKRAREREREKESERKRARERERERESERESERKRERERERARERESEREREREKERARERESERKREREKERARERESERKRERERKREREKEREKEREKEREKEREKEREKEREKEREKEREKEREKEREKEREKEREKERE from the exons agagaaagagaggagagaaagagacagcgagagaaagagagagcgagagagaaagagaaagcgagagagaaagagaaagcgagagagaaagagagcacgagagagaaagagagcgagagagagaaagagagcgagagaaagagagcgagagaaagagagcgagagagagaaagagagcgcgagagaaagagagcgcgagagaaagagcgcgagagaaagagcgcgagagaaagagcgcgagagaaagagcgcgagagaaagagagcgcgagagaaagagagcgagagaaagagagcgagagaaagagagagcgagagaaagagagagcgagagaaagagagagcgagagaaagagagagtgaaagagagagcgaaagaaagagagagcgaaagaaagagagagcgagagaaagagcgagagaaagagagagcgagacaaagagagagcgagagaaagagagcgagagaaagagagagcgagagaaagagagcgagagaaagagagagcgagagaaagagagagcgagagaaagagagagcgagagagagagcgagagaaagagagagcgagagagagcgagcgagagagagagcgagagaaagagagagcgagagagagagagcgagagagagagcgagagagaagggggagagagagagcgagagagagagcgagagagagagcgagagagagagcgagagaggagcgagaagagagagcgagagaaaga agaacgagagagaaagagagagcgagagagcgagagagagagagcgagagagcgagagagagagcgagagaaagagagcgagagaaagagagcgagagaaagagagcgagagaaagagagcgagagaaagagagcgagagaaagagagcgagagagagagagcgagagagagagcgagagaaagagagagcgagagagagagagagcgagagaaagagagagcgagagagagagagagcgagagaaagagagagcgagagaaagagagagcgagagaaagagagagcgagagaaagagagagcgagagaaagagagagcgagagaaagagagagcgagagagaaagagagagcgagagaaagagcgagagaaagagcgagagaaagagcgagagaaagagcgagagaaagagcgagagaaagagcgagagaaagagcgagagaaagagcgagagaaagagcgagagaaagagcgagagaaagagcgagagaaagagcgagagaaagagcgagag
- the LOC121284403 gene encoding RNA-binding protein 25-like, giving the protein REKERERENERERERERERERERKREREERARGESERKRAREREREKERARERAREREREKESERMRAREREREKERAREREREKESERKRAREREREKESERKRARDRAREIESARERERERKSARERERERKRAREKEEREKEERERKREREKESERERARERERERKRAREKERARERESERKREERESERKRAREREREKESERKRESERKRESERKRERAREREREKERARERESERKREREKERARERESERKREREKERARERESERKREREREREKEREKEREKEREKEREKERARERESERKREREKERERERESERKREREKERAREREREKERARERESERKREREKERARERESERKREREKERA; this is encoded by the exons cgagagaaagagcgagagagagagaacgagagagaaagagagagagagagagagagagaacgagagagaaagagagagcgagaggagagagcgagaggagagagcgagagaaagagagcgagagaaagagagcgagagaaagagcgagcgagagagagagcgagagaaagagagcgagagaaagagagcgagagaatgagagcgagagaaagagagcgagagaaagagcgagcgagagaaagagagcgagagaaagagagcgagagaaagagagcgagagaaagagagcgagagaaagagagcgagagaaagagagcgagagatagagcgcgagagatagagagcgcgagagaaagagagcgcgagagaaagagcgcgagagaaagagagcgcgagagaaagagagcgcgagagaaagaagagcgagagaaagaagagcgcgagagaaagagagagcgagagaaagagagcgagagagagagagcgagagaaagagagcgcgagagaaagagagcgcgagagaaagagagagcgagagaaagagagagcgagagaaagagaga agaaagagagagcgagagaaagagagcgagagaaagagagcgagagaaagagagcgagagaaagagagagagcgagagaaagagagagagcgagagaaagagagagcgagcgagagagagagagcgagagaaagagagagcgagagaaagagagagcgagagaaagagagagcgagagaaagagagagcgagagaaagagagagcgagagaaagagagagcgagagaaagagagagcgagagaaagagagagcgagagaaagagagagcgagagagagagcgagagaaagagcgagagaaagagcgagagaaagagcgagagaaagagcgagagaaagagagagcgagagaaagagagagcgagagaaagagagagcgagagaaagagagagagagagaaagagagagcgagagaaagagagagcgagagaaagagagagcgagagagagagagcgagagaaagagagagcgagagaaagagagagcgagagaaagagagagcgagagaaagagagagcgagagaaagagagagcgagagaaagagagagcgagagaaagagagagcg
- the LOC121283877 gene encoding RNA-binding protein 25-like, with the protein EKERARERKRERERERESEREKERARETKRERDKERARQRKSERKREREKERARERESERKTARERQREKEREKEREKEREKEREKEREKEREKERARERKRAREREKERKRERERERESEREKERARERKRERERERESERERERERESERERERARKRERERAREKESQRERESEREREGEREKERARERKREREKKRTREKENERKRERERKRAREKERAREKERARESERKREREKKRARERAREREREREREKESERKREREKESERKREERERERERERESEKESEREKERARDRERERERESEREKESERKRERERERESERKESERKKRAREKESERKREREKKESERKREREKKRAREKSGEREKREREREREKESERE; encoded by the exons gagaaagagagagcgagagagagaaagagagagcgagagagagaaagagagagcgagagagagaaagagagagcgagagagacaaagagagagagagacaaagaaagagcgagacaaagaaagagcgagagaaagagagagcgagagaaagagagagcgagagaaagagagagcgagagaaagacagcgagagaaagacagcgagagaaagagcgagagaaagagcgagagaaagagcgagagaaagagcgagagaaagagcgagagaaagagcgagagaaagagagagcgagagaaagaaagagagcgagagaaagagaga aggagagaaagagagagcgagagagagaaagagagagcgagagggagaaagagagagcgagagagagaaagagagagcgagagagagaaagagagagcgagagagaaagagagcgagagagagagagcgagagagagagagaacgagcgagaaagagagagcgagagagagcgagagagaaagagagccagagagaaagagagagcgagagagaaagagagggcgagagagagaaagagagagcgagagagagaaaaagagagcgagagaaaaagagaacgagagaaaaagagaacgagagaaaaagagaacgagagagaaagagagcgagagagaaagagagagcgagagagaaagagagagcgagagag agcgagagaaaaagagagcgagagaaaaagagagcgagagagagagcgagagaaagagagcgagaaagagagcgagagaaagagagcgagagaaaaagagagcgagaaaaagagagcgagagaaaaagaga agaacgagagagagagcgagagagggagcgagagagtgagaaagagagcgagagagaaaaagagagagcgagagatagagagagagagcgagaaagagagagcgagagagagaaagagagcgagagaaagagagagcgagagagagaaagagagagcgagagaaaagagagcgagagaaagaagagagcgagagaaaaagagagcgagagaaaaagagagcgagagaagaaagagagcgagagaaaaagagagcgagagaaaaagagagcgagagaaaagagcggagagcgagagaaaagagagagagaaagagagcgagagaaagagagcgagagagag
- the LOC121284405 gene encoding octapeptide-repeat protein T2-like yields EREREKERARERESERKREREKERARERESERKREREKESERKREREKERARERERERKERARERESERKREREKERAREQERARERARERARERARERARERARERARERERVKEREKESERKRAREREREKESERKGARERERARERENERERERARESERERESERERARERESERERERESERERAREREREREEREEKGESERERERESERERAREREREREREKEREREKERTRESERERARERERERERARERARERESERKRE; encoded by the coding sequence gagagagagcgagagaaagagagagcgagagaaagagagagcgagagaaagagagagcgagagaaagagagagcgagagaaagagagagcgagagaaagagagagcgagagaaagagagcgagagaaagagagagcgagagaaagagagagcgagagaaagagagagagagagaaaagagagagcgagagaaagagagagcgagagaaagagagagcgagagaaagagagagcgagagagcaagaaagagcgagagaaagagcgagagaaagagcgagagaaagagcgagagaaagagcgagagaaagagcgagagaaagagcgagagaaagagagcgagtgaaagagcgagagaaagagagcgagagaaagagagcgagagaaagagagcgagagaaagagagcgagagaaagggagcgagagaaagagagagagcgagagaaagagagaacgagagagagcgagagagagcgagagagagcgagcgagagagagagagcgagagagagagagcgagagaaagagagagcgagagagagcgagagagagagagcgagagagagagagcgagagagagagagcgagagagagaggagagagaagagaaaggagagagcgagagagagcgagagagagagagcgagagagagagagcgagagaaagagagcgagagagagagcgagagaaagagagagagcgagagaaagagagaacgagagagagcgagagagagcgagcgagagagagagagcgagagagagagagagcgagagagagagcgagagaaagagagagcgagagaaagagagag